A section of the Sebastes fasciatus isolate fSebFas1 chromosome 5, fSebFas1.pri, whole genome shotgun sequence genome encodes:
- the prrc2c gene encoding protein PRRC2C isoform X5 codes for MSEKSGQSTKAKDGKTKYATLSLFNTYKGKSLETQKTAVAARHGLQSLGKVAASRRMPPPANLPSLKAENKGNDPNVNIVPKDGSGWASRPEGGEERQQETPPPPIKPVVLPPPEPSIVGSRSWASSKPTQPDGAPPRVSSHFHQEFPSLQAAGEVEKGDGQEEEPYGPGPSLRPQNVGSWREGGGRNLITAPSPPEMDNRAPEEGSTALGTSTPAGEADEPGRNVTADVQREKRDGKERLPPSAPPPQPKLNGGQQPPAGVPTHFDPAFRSMMPPYMFHAYPQMTFGPGQGNLRYPVPQDGAKLVRGPRSARPQQAPPQSWHQDPDRPSIISATELKELDNLDTDTDEGWAGAQMEVDYTEKLNFSDDEENQAAKDKRENWEWMGKVERIRSRPPDGQEGWKEGTEDRGGSKTSWADGDPRAPSPGIMGQYNKSAAPQDYQGGTRSVGGGAPRGPKPQAATAPGADEDPEAWRQKRKKPAEVSEAVERARRRRDEEERRMEEQRLSACAEKLKRLNEKHRQATEIQSALAQTTNDEAVAAQEEESSSAPAPVSSPVPSIPVSQSPVPIMQAPLPEMVDQDGEGMERELVEPSVEEEVQLPRQPSPPIQRPVSVDPEPQSEGESSLVEVSPLMEENQVDRTTVPIRDYFNIEDNRVDEPHLSLPLMDPPSGEEVPVAPPQLEGEAAAAMRPSLTSGYSKQFQKSLPPRFLRQQEQMKQQQWQQQQHQSGGSVSPSGGGGVPAPQQQQQQQQQQQQHRSMYQPIGPHHQHLASMGFDPRWLMMQSYMDPRMMSGRPPMDMPTNIHPGRMPPKQIVRREPGDNSSSSSDSFDHLTRPIRDHGLPSDSRMVWGSEPYPQSEPLPSVTPPKGRDDNKEPRVDSGLDLDRGLPAMYPQDHSTLDSHKSNFFQDPTESLSAFSQGPEDAPGPLDLVPVSSAFDPEESGLPSGEEVEALGQAMLQRSVSQGSSHSLKLDEPRFDGLSLGTKSLELQDTGERADDKPQNELYPQAAVTSNRATPPADGLHKQEKLPLPAPSKQKAELRWGGRSGAGRREGPGGERPLRRSGPIKKPVLRDMKEEREQREEREKRHERGDRGDRSKKDQSSKAPSAAAAVSEGSRPQGEGKREAAEAEETPTGHQRVRDSQPSSVVPTSSSQEEKADKPPSNDKHPEPKLPFRKESNLPPRAYRREEREREREREKEMDKDKDKDRDRDRDKEWPLDSNFKGRGRGEYYARGRSYRGTYGGRCRGSRGRSRAEYNYREPRSRSDLPSVGGAAAFRNREESETRSESSDFEVIPKRRRRRGSDTDSESEGGRESASDTGPSDREPSTKPSHPLRRELPGEARPGPHKPGFGPPHMGDRVGPRGDDESRPKPGFLPKGEPSRRGRGGLYSRRGGARERGGPRAGPLRRPGARESSSQWPSKPMETFRPEDTESSQRYDNPAADRRPNRSDCKKFGDGGPQNSRERPRRSRPARPPRQDKPPRFRRLKEREAAVLASGETAPSPPVPLLPVPAAAVPSSAPISLSPTLSRAPGTPVTVPAEVAATMPAPDLSSPLEASLPETSSPTITAVGTKSPDLSNQNSSDQANEEWETASESSDFNERREREERKGALEAANEAATACAPAPAPPQGSLTPNRSPPDGGVTPKRDGAPAAKRSFSSQRPTERQNRRGNSGAKPVRGYAGGKGERRGGAKAGRKGPAAQQNSDGMTQSTGGASQRPSKDQSGRRKDEAKQAAKKPKENALSQFDLNNYASVVIIDDHPEVTTTEDPQSNTNDDGFTEVVSRKQQKRLQDEEKRKKEEQTTQNWSKKGSGEKGRGGGGKLPPRFAKKQSSQQQQQQQQQQQQQQQQQQQQQQQQQQASQSQPPVTPTPQAQQQPPISAPQHPHLPPSQPAASPQTLEGTVAPLPSIPPVIVDFTSKSLPPPPAQTHSTLGTELWENKVAGPIVLPDVKKLGPISPPQPPSVSAWNKPLTSFTGTVSSEGVKLGSEGSVELAIDSIQFGAPSSAGSTDSDGVPALLETVSDNKLPAPKEQRQKQPRAGPIKTQKLPEMEPMETKEYKPGPIGKERSLKNRKAKDARGGEGEGMEGGVPGGGVSRATDSSPPTSDPIVPELGGDIECMITVPSVEYNSISKESVTDYTTPSSSLADSVPTGVNKIEESLVASVALPHSLPLPRRETLQQSSSLSTVSPATVDLTLKMESARKAWENSPSLEKNSPVTSSSSPITSCASSYSTFSSASMPQIPVASVTPSTSLSVDDGRHAPSLEKQTGVPAREQSSGTYTTSALSTKTTTASDPPNICKVKPQQLQGGSLSSSSSSSSSSSFSQLGCVPTLLPQQQQTPQVYVSQSAAGSAAQIPAFYMDTSHLFSTPHPRLAPPSLAQQQGFQPGLSQPTAVQQIPIPIYAPLQGQPQHQHQHQHQHQHQHQHQHQHTHQAQLGLSTGPPVSQPQDLFSSSLQPYRSQQAFMQSSLSQPSMMLSGPSLHSYAGVQASDLGKPQSSLAYQQASSQQHIPILFEPQLNQPSGMGGSQLIDTHLLQARQGMSQHSNMYSGQVQQHGQSSYYSNTQSPSSAMQQVTVPLSSSQLSLSNFGSGGGQPLLALPPTPPQVQPPNINRQPPVSNPYRGIMGPNHSMMQPPTSKMDMDLKLFGSGMDVKPGTPPIGARSTTPTSSHYRASSTSPSSQSSKINSMLYQKQFQASSAGMRMTQHFPGQFNPQILSQPNIVSPLVRPPHINSFAGGVHRSPMGPPMSPNMGGGLMPHPRPQHPQHSQHPQHPQHPQHPQHPQHPQHPQHPQHPQHPQHPQHPQHPQHPQHPQHPQHPPRGPPVPSLAPRGTQAAMKAEQDLKAKQRAEVLQSTHKFFSDQQQQQLKAPQVSQVSRLDQVVKPQLDAPAPNHQAMGDRPDSDKPPISMAKPIRTGPIKPQAIKPEEGK; via the exons ATGTCCGAGAAGTCAGGGCAAAGCACCAAGGCAAAGGATGGCAAAACAAAGTATGCAACCCTTAGCCTCTTCAATACCTACAAGGGCAAATCTCTGGAaacccagaaaactgcag TGGCTGCCAGACATGGGCTCCAAAGTTTGGGCAAAGTTGCTGCCAGCCGGCGCATGCCCCCTCCGGCCAACCTGCCCAGCCTGAAGGCAGAGAACAAGGGAAACGACCCCAACGTCAACATCGTCCCCAAAGACGGTAGTGGCTGGGCATCTCGGcctgagggaggggaggagag GCAACAGGAGACGCCCCCACCCCCGATCAAACCAGTAGTGCTCCCACCACCAGAGCCTTCTATTGTGGGCAGCCGCTCCTGGGCAAGCAGCAAGCCGACGCAGCCAGACG GTGCTCCTCCTCGGGTGAGCAGCCATTTTCACCAGGAGTTTCCCAGCTTGCAGGCGGCTGGTGAGGTGGAGAAAGGGGACGGTCAAGAAGAGGAGCCTTATGGACCAGGCCCCAGCCTCAGACCTCAAA ATGTTGGCAGTTGGCGTGAGGGCGGTGGCAGGAATTTGATCACTGCACCCAGCCCCCCCGAGATGGACAACAGGGCTCCGGAGGAGGGTAGTACGGCCCTTGGTACCTCTACACCAGCAGGGGAAGCTGATGAGCCTGGACGAAACGTAACCGCTGACGTCCAGAGGGAGAAGAGGGATGGCAAGGAGAGGTTGCCCCCCTCGGCCCCGCCTCCTCAGCCTAAACTTAATGGGGGGCAGCAGCCTCCTGCTGGGGTGCCAACCCACTTCGACCCTGCTTTCAGGAGCATGATGCCACCCTAC ATGTTCCACGCCTATCCTCAAATGACTTTTGGCCCAGGGCAAGGAAACTTAAGATACCCTGTACCACAAGATGGAGCAAA gtTGGTCAGGGGTCCTCGTTCAGCACGACCCCAGCAGGCTCCCCCTCAGTCCTGGCACCAGGACCCAGACAGACCCTCTATCATCAGCGCAACAGAACTTAAAGAGCTGGACAACTTAGACACCGATACTGATGAGGGCTGGGCAG GAGCTCAGATGGAGGTGGACTACACTGAGAAACTAAACTTCAGCGATGACGAGGAGAACCAAGCTGCTAAAGACAAAAGAGAAAACTG gGAATGGATGGGTAAAGTGGAGCGTATAAGATCTCGACCACCAGACGGTCAGGAGGGCTGGAAGGAGGGCACTGAGGACCGTGGGGGCAGTAAAACCTCATGGGCCGATGGTGATCCCAGAGCGCCATCACCTGGCATTATGGGGCAGTACAATAAGTCAGCTGCTCCACAGGACTACCAG GGCGGCACTCGTTCTGTTGGTGGCGGAGCTCCACGTGGGCCCAAACCACAGGCTGCAACGGCACCTGGTGCTGATGAGGACCCTGAGGCATGGCGACAGAAGCGCAAGAAGCCTGCAGAAGTTTCTGAAGCTGTAGAACGAGCGAGACGACGGAGAGATGAAGAGGAACGGCGGATGGAAGAACAGCGGCTTTCTGCTTGTGCTGAAAAACTTAAACGTCTCAATGAAAAACACCGCCAGGCAACTGAGATCCAATCTGCCCTCGCTCAGACCACCAATGATGAAGCAGTAGCTGCCCAAGAGGAAGAGTCCTCATCAGCTCCGGCTCCTGTATCCAGTCCTGTTCCGTCGATCCCAGTTTCACAATCACCGGTCCCAATCATGCAAGCTCCTTTACCTGAGATGGTGGATCAAGACGGGGAGGGGATGGAACGAGAGCTAGTAGAACCAAGTGTAGAGGAGGAGGTTCAATTGCCTCGTCAGCCCAGCCCCCCCATCCAGAGACCTGTGTCTGTAGATCCAGAGCCtcagagcgagggagagagctCCTTGGTTGAGGTCAGCCCCCTGATGGAGGAGAACCAGGTAGACAGGACAACAGTGCCTATCCGCGACTATTTCAACATAGAGGACAACAGAG TGGATGAGCCCCACCTGTCTCTGCCTCTCATGGACCCCCCCAGTGGTGAGGAAGTCCCCGTGGCACCACCACAGCTGGAAGGAGAAGCAGCAGCTGCTATGCGTCCCTCTCTTACCTCAGGCTATTCCAAACAGTTTCAAAAGTCTTTGCCTCCTCGTTTCCTTAGACAGCAG GAGCAGATGAAGCAGCAACAatggcaacaacagcaacaccagAGTGGGGGCTCCGTGTCTCCATCAGGTGGGGGCGGCGTTCCAGctccccagcagcagcagcagcagcagcaacaacagcaacaacaccgCTCCATGTATCAACCCATTGGCCCCCATCACCAGCACCTGGCCTCCATGGGGTTTGACCCCCGCTGGCTCATGATGCAGTCCTACATGGACCCACGCATGATGTCAGGACGCCCTCCCATGGACATGCCAACTAACATTCACCCTG GGAGGATGCCTCCTAAGCAGATTGTGCGCAGAGAGCCCGGTGACAACTCAAGCTCCAGCTCTGACTCCTTTGACCATCTAACCCGACCAATTCGTGACCATGGCCTGCCGTCAGACTCGCGGATGGTATGGGGGTCGGAGCCGTACCCACAATCAGAGCCGTTACCGTCTGTAACTCCTCCAAAAGGACGGGATGATAACAAGGAGCCgag GGTGGACTCTGGTTTGGATCTGGACAGGGGTCTCCCAGCTATGTATCCCCAGGACCACAGTACATTGGACTCTCATAAAAGTAACTTCTTCCAGGACCCTACGGAGTCCCTGTCGGCATTTTCCCAGGGCCCAGAGGATGCGCCAGGGCCTCTAGACCTGGTCCCTGTAAGCTCAGCCTTTGATCCTGAGGAGTCAGGCCTACCCAGTGGAGAAGAGGTGGAAGCTCTTGGTCAAGCTATGCTCCAGAGGAGTGTCTCCCAGGGCTCCAGCCACTCCCTCAAGCTGGATGAGCCCAGGTTTGATGGGCTATCCCTGGGAACAAAATCACTAGAGCTACAGGACACAGGAGAACGGGCTGATGATAAGCCCCAGAATGAACTCTACCCCCAGGCTGCGGTGACTAGCAACCGGGCAACACCTCCTGCTGATGGATTACACAAACAAGAGAAGCTGCCTCTGCCAGCCCCTAGCAAGCAGAAAGCTGAGCTGCGCTGGGGTGGAAGATCAGGAGCCGGACGCAGAGAAGGACCAGGGGGAGAGAGGCCTCTCCGCAGGTCTGGGCCAATTAAGAAGCCTGTCTTAAGGGACATGAAAGAAGAGCGAGagcaaagagaagagagagagaagcgtCACGAGAGAGGGGATAGAGGAGACCGGTCCAAAAAGGATCAGTCATCCAAAGCTCCCTCTGCAGCTGCCGCTGTGTCCGAGGGCTCCAGACCTCAGGGCGAGGGGAAGAGAGAAGCCGCCGAGGCCGAGGAAACACCGACTGGCCATCAGAGAGTCAGAGACTCGCAGCCTTCATCTGTGGTTCCCACCTCTTCCTCTCAGGAGGAGAAAGCAGACAAACCGCCCAGCAATGACAAACATCCAGAACCGAAACTGCCCTTCAGGAAAGAGTCCAATCTTCCTCCACGTGCCTACCgacgggaggagagagagcgggaacgtgagagggagaaggaaatggacaaagacaaagacaaagacagagacagagacagagataaaGAGTGGCCTTTGGACTCAAATTTCAAAGGACGTGGTCGAGGGGAGTATTACGCCAGAGGACGGAGCTACCGGGGGACTTACGGTGGCCGATGCAGGGGGAGTCGTGGTCGAAGCCGGGCAGAGTACAATTACCGAGAGCCCCGTTCACGCTCTGATTTACCTTCTGTTGGAGGTGCTGCTGCCTTTCGCAACAGGGAAGAAAGTGAAACTCGCAGTGAGAGCTCAGACTTTGAAGTTATACCAAAACGTAGACGGCGCCGCGGTTCAGACACAGATTCTGAAAGTGAAGGTGGGAGAGAGTCTGCCAGTGACACTGGACCCTCTGACCGTGAGCCTAGCACCAAACCTAGCCATCCATTGAGACGAGAGCTCCCTGGGGAGGCCCGGCCTGGGCCCCACAAGCCAGGCTTTGGACCTCCTCACATGGGAGACAGGGTCGGACCTAGAGGGGACGATGAAAGCAGACCCAAGCCAGGATTCCTTCCTAAAGGAGAGCCCTCTcggcgaggaagaggaggactaTACAGTAGACGAGGTGGAGCAAGGGAACGCGGCGGCCCTCGCGCAGGTCCTCTTAGACGGCCAGGAGCTAGAGAGTCCTCTTCTCAGTGGCCCTCTAAACCAATGGAGACATTCAGGCCTGAGGACACTGAGTCCAGTCAAAGATATGACAATCCTGCCGCTGACCGACGACCCAATAGGTCTGATTGCAAGAAATTTGGGGACGGGGGACCTCAGAATAGTAGAGAAAGGCCTCGTCGGTCCAGACCAGCACGACCCCCCAGACAAGATAAACCTCCCCGCTTTAGGCGATTGAAGGAGCGGGAGGCTGCAGTGTTAGCTAGTGGAGAAACAGCCCCAAGTCCCCCTGTCCCTCTACTCCCagtgcctgctgctgctgtccccAGCTCTGCCCCCATCTCCCTCTCCCCAACCCTGTCCAGAGCTCCAGGAACACCTGTAACTGTGCCTGCGGAAGTGGCAGCCACTATGCCTGCACCCGACTTGTCCTCTCCTTTAGAAGCATCCTTGCCTGAGACCAGCAGCCCCACCATCACTGCAGTCGGTACCAAGTCCCCTGACTTGTCCAACCAGAACTCTTCAGATCAAGCCAATGAGGAATGGGAAACTGCCTCCGAGAGCAGCGACTTCAACGAAAGGCGAGAGcgagaagaaaggaaaggagcACTGGAGGCCGCTAATGAAGCCGCCACTGCCTGTGCCCCGGCACCCGCACCCCCTCAGGGCTCTTTGACCCCCAATAGAAGCCCTCCTGATGGAGGGGTGACTCCAAAACGTGATGGGGCTCCTGCAGCCAAGAGGAGTTTCTCAAGTCAGAGgcctacagagagacagaatcGTAGAGGCAACAGTGGAGCCAAACCAGTCCGGGGCTACGCAGGGGGcaagggggagaggaggggaggagccAAAGCTGGCCGCAAAGG CCCTGCAGCCCAGCAGAACTCCGATGGGATGACACAATCAACTGGAGGAGCATCCCAGAGGCCTTCAAAAGACCAGTCTGGCCGTCGCAAAGATGAGGCCAAACAGGCTGCTAAGAAGCCCAAAGAGAATGCTCTTTCTCAGTTTGATCTTAACAACTATGCCA GTGTTGTGATCATTGATGACCACCCAGAGGTCACCACCACAGAGGACCCACAGTCCAACACCAATGATGACGGCTTCACAGAGGTGGTCTCCCGCAAGCAACAAAAACGCCTGCAGGAcgaagagaaaaggaaaaaggaagagCAGACTACTCAG AACTGGAGTAAAAAAGGCTCTGGTGAGAAGggcagaggaggcggaggaaAGCTGCCGCCAAGATTTGCTAAAAAGCAGTCAtcgcaacagcagcagcaacaacaacagcagcagcaacagcagcagcagcagcagcaacagcagcagcagcaacaacagcaggcCTCACAGTCTCAGCCTCCTGTAACTCCCACACCTCAGGCCCAACAGCAACCCCCTATTTCTGCTCCCCAGCATCCCCACCTTCCCCCCTCCCAGCCAGCTGCATCCCCTCAGACACTGGAAGGAACGGTGGCTCCACTGCCCTCCATTCCCCCCGTCATTGTGGACTTTACCTCAAAGAGCCTACCCCCGCCACCTGCGCAGACACACAGCACTCTGGGTACAGAACTGTGGGAGAACAAGGTAGCGGGCCCCATTGTCCTTCCCGATGTCAAGAAGC TTGGTCCAATCAGCCCTCCCCAGCCACCTTCTGTGAGTGCCTGGAACAAACCTCTTACCTCCTTTACTGGCACTGTCTCCTCTGAG GGTGTGAAGCTTGGATCAGAGGGCAGTGTGGAATTGGCAATAGACAGTATTCAGTTTGGAGCGCCGTCATCTGCAGGCAGCACAGACAGCGACGGAGTTCCAGCGTTGCTAGAAACCGTCTCTGACAACAAACTACCTGCTCCCAaagaacagagacagaaacaaccTCGAGCTGGCCCAATCAAAACACAGAAG CTTCCTGAAATGGAACCAATGGAAACCAAGGAGTACAAGCCAGGTCCCATTGGTAAAGAGCGCTCTTTAAAGAACCGCAAGGCCAAAGACGCACGTGGAGGAGAAGGcgaggggatggagggaggagttCCTGGAGGAGGCGTCAGTAGAGCCACAGACTCCAGTCCTCCCACCAGTGACCCCATAGTACCAGAGCTGGGAGGAGACATCGAGTGCATGATCACCGTCCCTTCAGTAGAATACAACAGTATCTCTAAG GAGTCCGTCACTGACTAcaccaccccctcctcctcactgGCTGACAGTGTTCCTACAGGAGTGAACAAAATAGAAGAGAGTTTGGTGGCAAGT GTGGCGCTACCCCACTCATTGCCCCTTCCTCGACGAGAGACCCTGCAGCAGAGCTCCAGCCTCAGCACCGTCTCCCCTGCTACTGTTGACCTAACACTAAAG ATGGAATCGGCTCGTAAGGCGTGGGAGAACTCACCAAGTCTGGAGAAGAATTCTCCAgtcacttcctcttcctcccccatCACCTCCTGTGCATCCTCGTACTCCACCTTCTCCTCAGCCTCCATGCCGCAGATCCCTGTGGCTTCTGTTACCCCCAGCACCTCACTGTCAG tagatgatggtcggcacgcccccagtttggagaagcagacaggagtgccagcacgggagcaaa GTTCTGGTACCTATACAACGTCGGCTCTCAGCACCAAGACCACCACAGCCTCTGACCCCCCTAACATCTGTAAGGTgaagccccaacaactgcagggTGGAAGTCTGTCCTCGtccagcagtagcagtagtagcagcagcttCTCTCAGTTGGGCTGTGTGCCTACCCTCCTGCCCCAGCAACAGCAGACCCCACAGGTGTACGTCTCTCAGTCTGCAGCAG GTTCTGCAGCTCAGATTCCAGCTTTCTACATGGACACTAGCCACCTCTTCAGTACCCCCCACCCTCGCTTGGCACCTCCCTCCCTGGCTCAGCAGCAAGGCTTCCAGCCCGGCCTCTCGCAG CCGACGGCAGTGCAGCAGATTCCCATCCCTATCTACGCTCCACTGCAAGGTCAGCCACAACATCAACACCAACATCAGcatcaacaccaacaccaacatcaacaccaacaccaacacaccCACCAGGCTCAGCTGGGACTCAGCACTGGTCCTCCAGTCTCCCAGCCACAGGACCTGTTCAGCTCCTCGCTGCAGCCTTACAG GTCTCAGCAGGCGTTCATGCAGAGCAGCCTGTCGCAGCCCTCCATGATGCTGTCAGGGCCGTCTCTGCACAGCTATGCCGGCGTGCAGGCATCTGACCTGGGCAAGCCTCAGTCTAGTCTGGCCTATCAGCAGGCCTCCTCCCAACAGCACATTCCCATTCTGTTTGAGCCGCAGCTCAACCAGCCCTCTGGCATGGGAGGCTCACAGCTCATTGACACACACCTGCTGCAG GCTCGACAGGGGATGAGTCAGCATTCAAACATGTACTCGGGGCAGGTGCAACAACACGGCCAGAGTAGCTACTATAGCAACACTCAGTCGCCCAGTTCTGCGATGCAACAG GTGACCGTCCCTCTGTCCAGCTCCCAGCTGTCCCTGTCAAACTTTGGCTCGGGTGGAGGTCAGCCCCTCCTGGCGCTGCCTCCCACTCCTCCCCAGGTGCAGCCCCCCAACATCAACCGACAGCCCCCGGTCTCCAATCCATACCGAGGCATCATGGGCCCCAACCACAGCATGATGCAGCCTCCCACCAGCAAG ATGGACATGGATCTGAAACTCTTTGGCAGTGGGATGGATGTGAAGCCCGGAACCCCTCCTATCGGCGCCAGAAGCACCACACCCACCTCCAGCCATTACAG GGCCAGCTCAACGTCTCCGAGCAGCCAGTCCAGTAAGATCAACAGCATGCTGTACCAGAAGCAGTTTCAGGCGAGCTCTGCTGGCATGAGAATGACGCAGCACTTCCCCGGCCAGTTCAACCCACAG ATTCTGTCTCAGCCCAACATCGTCTCTCCTCTGGTTCGACCTCCTCACATTAACTCGTTCGCTGGAGGTGTCCATCGCTCTCCCATGGGCCCTCCGATGTCACCCAATATGGGTGGTGGTCTAATGCCCCATCCCCGACCTCAGCACCCGCAGCACAGCCAGCACCCTCAGCACCCTCAGCACCCTCAGCACCCTCAACACCCTCAACACCCTCAGCATCCTCAACACCCTCAACACCCTCAGCATCCTCAACACCCTCAGCACCCTCAGCACCCTCAGCACCCTCAGCACCCTCAACACCCTCAGCACCCTCCCCGAGGACCTCCTGTTCCCTCGCTTGCTCCAAGAGGCACACAGGCCGCTATGAAGGCTGAACAGGATCTAAAG GCAAAGCAGCGGGCTGAGGTGCTCCAGTCCACTCATAAGTTCTTCTCAgatcagcaacagcagcaactcAAAGCCCCGCAAGTCAGCCAAGTGTCTCGGCTTGATCAGGTGGTGAAACCCCAACTCGACGCGCCTGCTCCGAACCACCAGGCGATGGGCGACCGCCCCGATTCTGACAAACCCCCCATCTCCATGGCCAAGCCCATTCGGACTGGCCCCATAAAACCGCAGGCCATCAAACCAGAAGAGGGCAAGTAA